Genomic segment of Myxococcaceae bacterium JPH2:
GGCTGGTCCAGCCCCCCAGCTCGCCCTGCTGCCCCATCCACTTGCCCACCGCCACGGTGTCCACCGCGGGCCGCGTGAACGCGGCGCCTCCCGGCCTGTCCAGATTGCCGGTCAGCACGTTGATGGAGTTGATGAGCCAACAGTTCAGCGTCCCGAACTCCTGGGTGCACACGCCCAGCCGCCCATAGACGACCGCGGTGGGCGCCGCCGCGAGGTCGAGCGCGAGCGCGCGGATGTCCTCGGCGGCAATCCCCACCCGCGCCGCCACCCGCTCGGGGCTGTAGGGCGCGGCGACTTCACGAAGCACCTCGACCCCGTCCGTGAAGTCCGCCAGGCGGCCCAGCGCCACCTTGCCCTCGTGAAACAGGGTCTGGATGAGCGCCAGCAGCAACAGCGGATCCGTCCCCGGACGGATGAAGTGATGGGTGTCCCCCAGCTCCGCGGTGCGCGTCCGTCGCGGGTCGATGACCACCACCCGCCCGCCTCGCTGCCGCAGCGCCTTGAGCCGGCGGGTCATGTCCGGCGCCGTCATCAGGCTGCCATTGGACACCGCGGGATTGCCGCCCAGCACCACGAGCAGGTCGGTGCGATCCAGGTCCGGCACGGGCATCAACAACTGGTGCCCGAACATCTGGAACGCGGTGAGCAGGTGCGGCAGGTGATCCATGGACGCGGTGGAGAAGCGCGACCGCGACCCCAGGCTCCGCGTGAACTCCATGGCCATGAGCAGCGCGCCGTGATTGTGCACGTGCGGATTGCCTTGGTAGTACGCCACGCTGTCCGCGCCGTGCTCCCGGCGCACGGCGTGCAGTCTCTCCGCCACCTCGTCGAGCGCCTCGTCCCAGCCCACGGGCTCCCAGCGAGAGCCCACCCGTCGCAGCGGCTGGCGCAGCCGGAGCGGATCCTCATGGATGTCCTTGAGCGCGACGGCCTTCGGGCACACGTACCCACGACTGAGCGGATCGTCTGGATCTCCACGAATGTCAGTAATCAAACCCTCTTCACACTTCAAGGCGATGCCACACATGGCCTCGCACAAGGGACAAGTGCGGAAGTGGGTCTTCGCCACGTCGGAACGCCTCCCAGCGCATACATCCCGAAGACAGACGAGCGGCAGGGGTAACACGTCAATCCCAACCAAGTCCAGCCACGAACCCTCGACACAACCCAGAGCAATGGGACTGCCCGCTTTCGCACAAACGCCTGCCCAGCAGTGCATTGACAAGGTTCACCGCGAGTCTCTAGAGCAGACATTCGCATTTCCTTCGCAATCCATCACGCAAGAACTCGCGGGAGGAGTGAAGCGATGCACGCACAGGAATGGCCGTCTCACCGAACGCTCGCGGAGGCCATCGAGCGCGTGGGGGTGCTGCATCCCGAGAATGGCTTCACGTTCCAGGACCTCGAGGGCCACGAGACGTTCGTGGCGTTCCCGGAGCTGGAGCGCCGCACCGCGCGCCTGGCGGCGGGACTTCAGCGGCTCGGGCTGGAGCGAGGGGATCGCCTGGGCCTGCTCATCATCCTGCCCGAGGACTTCATCCTGACGTTCCTCGCGGCGCTGCGCCTGGGGGTGATCCCCGTGCCGGTGTATCCGCCCATGTACCTGAGCAACCTGGAGGACTACGCCCGGACCACCACCACCATCCTCAAGGCCGCGGGCACGCGCTTCCTCGTCGCTTCGGATGAGCTCCTGGGCCCGCTGGAGGCCTTCCTCGAGTGGCTCCCCGAGCTGCAGGGCCACGTGGTCGGCTGCCACACGCTGCAAGGCGTCGAGTCACCGCCGCGCTTCCCCGACATCCAGCCCGATGACGTGGCGTTCCTTCAGTACACGTCAGGCTCGACGTCCGCGCCCAAGGGCGTCGTCGTCACGCACCGCGCGCTGCTGGGGAACATCCGCGGCTTCATGGGGCACGGCCTCCAGATGGTGCCCGGCGTGGACAAGGGCGTGAGCTGGCTGCCGCTGTACCACGACATGGGGCTGGTCGGCTTCGTGCTCGGCCCTGTCGTCTGGGGCGTGTCCGTGGTGTTCATCCCCACGCTGCGCTTCGTGCGCAACGCCTCGGTGTGGCTGGACACCATTCACCGCCACCGCGGGACGGTCTCGTTCGGACCGAACTTCGCCTACGCGCTGGCGCTGCGGAAGTCCAAACCCACACAGATGGCCCAGTGGGACCTGTCTTGCATGAAGGCCTTCGGGTGCGGCGCGGAGCCCATCGCGCCGGGCACGCTGCGACAGTTCGCGCGCGTGCTGGGAGAGCACAGCCGGCTGTCCCCCCGCTCCTTGCTGCCTGCCTATGGACTCGCGGAGTCCACGCTGGCGGTCACCATGAAGCCGCTCGACGAGGAGTTCCGCACCCGTCGCGTGGACGCCGCGTTCCAACAGACAGGCCAGGCCCGCCTCGCCGAACCGGACGCGCCCGGGCTGGAGCACGTGTCCTGCGGGGTTCCCTTCCCGGAGCACGAGGTCGTCATCCTGGATCGCGAGGGACGACCGCTGCCCGACGGACAGGAGGGCGCCATCCATGTGCGCGGCCCCTCCGTCATGGCCGGCTACTTCCAGAACGAGGAGCAGTCACGCGAGGCGCTCAAGGCCGGGTGGTTGCACACCGGAGACCTGGGCTACTTCTGTGACGGCCACCTCTACGTCACCGGGCGCACCAAGGACCTCATCATCCTGAACGGGCGCAACCTGCACCCGCAGGTCATCGAGTGGGCCGTGTCCGAAGTGGAGGGCGTGCGCCGCGGCAACGTCGTGGCCTTCTCGCGCCCCGGCGATGAGGGCGAGGAGCTGGTCGTCGTGGCGGAGACGAACAGCTCGGATCGCGCGGGGCTCAGCGCGCAGATCGAATACGTCGTGCGGCTGTCCCAGAACGTGCGCCGCGCCGAGGTCGTGTGCATCGGCCCGGGAGGATTGCCCAAGACGTCCTCCGGAAAGGTGAAGCGCCACCAGGTCCGCGAGCTGTACCTGCGCAACCAGCTCCAGTAGCCGAAGCCGAGGAGGCAACACACCATGAGCGACGACGAAGTCCTCCGCCTCATCCAGGAGGCCCTGCGCAGCACCCTGCCGGAGCGCGAGAGCGAGTTCGGGCAGGTCACGCTCGACACGGACCTCCAGAGCCTCGGCATCGGCTCGCTGGCCTTCATGGAGACGGTGGGCTACCTGGAGGACCACCTGGCCACCACGTTCCGCGGGGCGGACATGGCCAAGGCCAGCAAGGTGCGCGACATCGCCACGCTGGTGCGGGCCACGGGGATCACGGTCTGAGCCACGACATGGGCTCAGCGACTCGCCAGGACCCAGGCAAGCCCGGCGAGCGCCACCGCGGCCGCGAGGGACAGCCCCATGGGCATCCCCCCGCCCCAGCCCCCCAGGGACAGGATCCCGAGCCCCAGGGCCGATACCGCGAGCGCGAGAGGCCGGACAGCGCCGCTCGCCCCGCGGCCCGAGGCGCGCTCGCGATGGACGTTCACGACGGCGTCACGCCGAGCGTCCGCGAGCAGCGCGCGCGCCTGCCCAGGCCAGGACAGGCCCTCCTGGACCGAGGCGGAGGCCACGCCCTTGTCGCCCACCAACCGCAACAGCCGCACCATGGGCGTGGGGCGAGTGCGCAGGAAGAACGCCTCCATCAAGGCGAGCAGATCCACGTGCTCCGGCACCCGCAGCGCCGTGGCGTCCAACAAGCCAATGGCCCGCCACACGAGGAGCTGATCCGGCTCCATGCGCACGTGGTAGCGCCGCTGGAGTTCGGTGATCTCCCCGATGGCGCTGCCCAGGTGTCGCTCCTCGGCGGGCGCGTCCGGGGACTTCGCCCGCGAGAACCAGCGGGACATGATGTCGGCGAAGTCGCGGTGGTAGCTGGCGACATCCGTCTCATCCGTGGGGACGGACAGCCGGTCATGCACCCGGGCGGCGCGCTCGAAGCGCCCCATGGCGATGGCCTCCATGTAGTCGCACAGCTCCTCGCGCCGCGTGCGCGTGAGCATCCCGTAGATGCCGAAGTCGATGAGGACTGGAGCGCCGTCCGGACGGATGAGCAGGTTCCCCGGATGCGGATCGCCGTGGAAGCGCCCCGTGGAGAAGAGCTGGAAGAGGCACGCATCGGCGATGCGCAGCACGGCGGCCTGCAGGTCCACCCCCGGCAGGAGTCGCTCGACCTCGTCGCGCTGCCCCGCGTCGTAGAGGTCGAAGACCTTCTGAAGGCTCACGCCTCGCACGAACTCCATCGTCAGCAGTCGCTGCGTGCTCAAGGCCCAGTCCACGCGCGGCACCATCAACCGGTCGCCCACGTCGTGGCGCACGGTCTCGGCGATGCGCGCCTCCGCGAAGAAGTCCAGCTCGCGCAAGGTGAAGAGGGAGAACTGCTCCAGCGTCTCCGTCACCGGGATGGCGCCCAGCAGCCGGTGCCGATCCACGAAGCGCGTCAGCGCGCGAAACAGCCGCATGTCCGAGCGGAAGGTGCGCTCCAGGTCGAACCGCTGGAGCTTCACCGCCACCACCTCCCCCGCGGCGGTGCGCGCGCGATGCACCTGGGCAATCGACGCGGAGCCCAGCGGCTCCATGTCGAACTCCGGGAAGACGTCCTCCAAGGCGCCGCCCAGCTCCTCCTCCACGCGCCGGCGAACAGCTTCGGGGGACATGGGCCGGGCACGCTCGAACAGCTTGCCCAGCTCGACGCAGGCCTCGCGGGGCAACAGGTCCATGCGCAACGAGAGGTACTGGCCCAGCTTCACGTATGTCAGGCCCATGCCCTCCAGCGAGCGCCGCAGCCCCACCGCGAGTTCCTGGGGAGAGCCTCGGCCCGTCGCGCGCAGCACCAACACGCGGAAGGCCTGCCGCACCACCAATCCCAGCAGGAGGAGAACCCGAGACACGTCGAGCCGGACGTCCGACCAGACGTCACCCCAGGCCCGACGCCCAGAGCGTGCATTCCGTGGTGTGTCAGGCATTGGACACCCCGCGCCTCCCCTCGCCCATCATGACAGGTTCGTGAATGTCCTTGCTCTCCCTCTTCCCGCTCAAGCGAAAGGACCCGGTCGCGGTCCGACAGGCATTGGAGGAGCTGGGGCCCACCTTCGTGAAGCTGGGGCAATTCCTGGCACTTCGGCCAGACCTCATTCCGCAGGCGTACTGCGATGAGCTGATGACCCTGTCGGACCGGGCCGCCCCGTTCCCGTGGGAGGTCGCGCGCCGCATCATCACCGAGGATCTGGGCCAGCCGCCCGAGGCGTGCTTCGCCTCCATCGACTCGCGCCCCATCGCCGCGGCCTCACTGGCCCAGGCCCACCTGGCGCGCACGCACGACGGCGCCTCGGTCATCGTGAAGGTGCAGCGCGAGGACATGCCGCGCCGGGTCCGCGAGGACTTGCGCCGGGTGCGGCTGCTCACGTCCATCCTGGAGGCCACGGGCGCGTCATTCGCCATCCCACCGCGCATGGTGCTGGAGGAGCTGGAGGGCTGGCTGCACCAGGAGTTGGATCTGCGCTTGGAGCTTCGGAACCTGGAGCGCATGTACGCGCTCGCGATGGACCACACCGAGTGGCGCATCCCGCGCCCCTTCCCCGAGCTGTCCGGCGAGCGCGTCGTGACCAGCGGGTACCTCGCGGGTGTGCCCTTC
This window contains:
- a CDS encoding acyl carrier protein produces the protein MSDDEVLRLIQEALRSTLPERESEFGQVTLDTDLQSLGIGSLAFMETVGYLEDHLATTFRGADMAKASKVRDIATLVRATGITV
- a CDS encoding fatty acyl-AMP ligase — translated: MHAQEWPSHRTLAEAIERVGVLHPENGFTFQDLEGHETFVAFPELERRTARLAAGLQRLGLERGDRLGLLIILPEDFILTFLAALRLGVIPVPVYPPMYLSNLEDYARTTTTILKAAGTRFLVASDELLGPLEAFLEWLPELQGHVVGCHTLQGVESPPRFPDIQPDDVAFLQYTSGSTSAPKGVVVTHRALLGNIRGFMGHGLQMVPGVDKGVSWLPLYHDMGLVGFVLGPVVWGVSVVFIPTLRFVRNASVWLDTIHRHRGTVSFGPNFAYALALRKSKPTQMAQWDLSCMKAFGCGAEPIAPGTLRQFARVLGEHSRLSPRSLLPAYGLAESTLAVTMKPLDEEFRTRRVDAAFQQTGQARLAEPDAPGLEHVSCGVPFPEHEVVILDREGRPLPDGQEGAIHVRGPSVMAGYFQNEEQSREALKAGWLHTGDLGYFCDGHLYVTGRTKDLIILNGRNLHPQVIEWAVSEVEGVRRGNVVAFSRPGDEGEELVVVAETNSSDRAGLSAQIEYVVRLSQNVRRAEVVCIGPGGLPKTSSGKVKRHQVRELYLRNQLQ
- a CDS encoding molybdopterin-dependent oxidoreductase, with the translated sequence MHCWAGVCAKAGSPIALGCVEGSWLDLVGIDVLPLPLVCLRDVCAGRRSDVAKTHFRTCPLCEAMCGIALKCEEGLITDIRGDPDDPLSRGYVCPKAVALKDIHEDPLRLRQPLRRVGSRWEPVGWDEALDEVAERLHAVRREHGADSVAYYQGNPHVHNHGALLMAMEFTRSLGSRSRFSTASMDHLPHLLTAFQMFGHQLLMPVPDLDRTDLLVVLGGNPAVSNGSLMTAPDMTRRLKALRQRGGRVVVIDPRRTRTAELGDTHHFIRPGTDPLLLLALIQTLFHEGKVALGRLADFTDGVEVLREVAAPYSPERVAARVGIAAEDIRALALDLAAAPTAVVYGRLGVCTQEFGTLNCWLINSINVLTGNLDRPGGAAFTRPAVDTVAVGKWMGQQGELGGWTSRVRGLPAFTGELPVATLAEELDTPGEGRIRAMVCAAGNPVLTAPNGGRLARALDGIDFMVAIDFYVNETARHAHFVLPPTFALERDHYDVAMHMMSVRNTTRYCPPMVPAGPEARHDWEIYLDLAIRLDALRGGPIGWLGVLRGKLLRWLTPTRLIDLFLRIGPYGRRSPLGRGLSLAALREQPHAVDLGPLEPCLPGRLYTRGKRLQLAPPLLVADLDRLEERFTSQGVKAAAPALVLIGRRQLRTNNSWMHHVPRLTKGPDTCTLLMHPEDARRLSLQDGQPVAVCSRVGRVTAPLEVTDAIMPGVVSLPHGFGQHAGDAAPGMPAVTHPGVSLNDLTDDARVDALSGTIAFSGVPVTVVAAEAAVSATG
- a CDS encoding AarF/ABC1/UbiB kinase family protein; the encoded protein is MSRVLLLLGLVVRQAFRVLVLRATGRGSPQELAVGLRRSLEGMGLTYVKLGQYLSLRMDLLPREACVELGKLFERARPMSPEAVRRRVEEELGGALEDVFPEFDMEPLGSASIAQVHRARTAAGEVVAVKLQRFDLERTFRSDMRLFRALTRFVDRHRLLGAIPVTETLEQFSLFTLRELDFFAEARIAETVRHDVGDRLMVPRVDWALSTQRLLTMEFVRGVSLQKVFDLYDAGQRDEVERLLPGVDLQAAVLRIADACLFQLFSTGRFHGDPHPGNLLIRPDGAPVLIDFGIYGMLTRTRREELCDYMEAIAMGRFERAARVHDRLSVPTDETDVASYHRDFADIMSRWFSRAKSPDAPAEERHLGSAIGEITELQRRYHVRMEPDQLLVWRAIGLLDATALRVPEHVDLLALMEAFFLRTRPTPMVRLLRLVGDKGVASASVQEGLSWPGQARALLADARRDAVVNVHRERASGRGASGAVRPLALAVSALGLGILSLGGWGGGMPMGLSLAAAVALAGLAWVLASR